A segment of the Chrysiogenia bacterium genome:
CAAAGTTCCTCGTCTTCTTGTCCTCATTCATTGCTCACTATTCCTTTCGGCTCTGTTCAAAACTGCTCTGTGTTGCCACGCACGCACCTGGCGATGCGTACAGTGACAACAAAACACGCATGTGATCCCATGCAGGTCTACCGGATATATCGATGGATGGAGTATTTGCTATATCAGACCAGCACAAGCTGGCACCGCGCCAAACCCCTCCCTTGACCATTTCTGAATTCCCCCGCGAAAAAAGGCCGCTCATCCCATTCAGCGGCCCAAAATATCAGAAATGATCGTAAGCAATAGTTAATGGAGAGAGGCTGGATCGGTCAAGGCATTCATTCAAATCCCTGTGAATTCCAGCAGAAATCTACCAAAGGGGCCTAAATATCCGTATTGTATAGCTAAACAGGGAGCGACGCCGCCACCGCCACCTATACATGTAGATACATGGGGACTTCACGACAATCCGACCAGCGCCAACAGGTCAAATAAGCCTATTGCCCCGCCTTGTCATCGAGCAGGGGGAAATCCTCCGCCCGAAGGACCAAGTTTCCGCCGGCGAGCAGATCCTCCAGACTGACTTCCATTCCCAGGTCAACGAGCGGCACGAACCCGTCGCCGCCCCCGTCGCGATCGACCAGCAGCACGGTCCCCTCCATGCGCAGATAGCCCTGAGCCGATTCGACGCTCCCCTCCCCCTCATATCCGCCAGCGGCAAGCAATTCGCCCAGGTAGATCACGTCGCGCTCATCGGGATTGAAGTCTTCGATGCGATCCATCTGTCCATCGTCGGAGCCCTCCCCATAGGCAAAGACATCGGCATCGCCGCCGCCAAGCAGAATGTCGGCGCCGGGCCCTCCCTCCAGCGTGTCCAGCCCGTACTCCGCCATCAGCGTATCGTTGCCGGGACCGCCCTCAAGCGTGTTGTCCCCGTCGCCTCCGAGCAGGCTGTCATCGCCGGGGCCGCCTTCGAGCACGTCATCGCCGCCCTCGCCATCAATCCAGTCATTGCCCTCGCCGCCGGAAATCAGGTCATCGCCCCAGTTTCCTGCAATCATGTCCTCGCCCTCACCGCCCTGCAAGGTGTCGTGATCCATCGTGCCCTCGAGCGTGAGGACCCTGTCGCGCATCGTTTGCCTACGCCGCTCCCGCGTCGCTTTCATGCGCGCGGCCTCGTCCATCGGGCCACGCGCGGGCTTTCCCTCTCGCACTGCCTGGTCGGTTGGATTGTCGAGAGATGAAGAATCACGCGCAACCGCTGCGTGCTGAGAATCTGACGCCAACTGCGCCGTCGGGCTACTTTCCGGTGTCACGCTGGCAGGCCGTGCGGCGTTGCCGGCGCCCCCCGGCGCCTCAGGGTTCGAGATCCCATCCACCCGAGCCGATGCGCGTTGCATCGCAATGCCGCCATCGCGGACTTCAATTTCCGACGTAGGCCCCAGGCGAAGAAGGATCAGCGCCACCCCTGCAAGCACGGCAACAACGCCAATCGCCGCCATGCGCGATCCCATGGAAGATTTCCCTGACGGCATCCGCTACCTCTACCTCCAGAGAGACTCTAACAGATCCTCGGGCAATGGGCCTCGGACAAAATCAGTTACATTGAGGAGGGAATTCAAAATCGAGCAATGCCATGGGCTCCGGAAGCAGGGAAACGGTATCAAGGGCCCCGGCTACTTGAACTTGCTCGCCATGCGGGCGATGCGTTCCTTAAAGTCGGCGGTTTCGGAAGTCTGCCCGCCGAGGCGGGCTTCGAGTTCGAGCTGCTGCTCGAAGGAGTTGTCATAGGAACCCATGTAGGCCTCGCGGATCAGCGCCAGGGAGTCGGCGCTGCCAGCGATCTGTTTGGCGATCTCCAGCGCGCCTTCATGCAGTGCTTCCGCATTCTCATAGAGCCGGTTGATCAGGCCCCACTCGAGCGCCCTTTGAGCATCGACCTTCTCCATGAGGTAGGACATCTCGAAGGCCCTGCTCCGGCCAATCAGACGCGGCAGGATGTAGCTGGCGCCGCCTTCGACCACGAGCCCTAGCTTCGCGAACATCAGGTGGAAGTAGGCCTGTTTGCTGGCCAGGATCAGGTCGCCGGTGATGGCCAGGCTGAGCCCGATTCCCACGGCGCCCCCCTGAACCGCGGTGATGAGGGGAACCTTCAGGCGCTTCAGCGATGCAAAGAGTGGGTTGTATTCGTTGCGCAGCAGCAACTCACCGCTCTTCCACTTCTTGTTCAGCGAGAGATCGCCGAAATCTCCGCCGGCGCAGAACGCCTCGCCTTCGGCCTTGAGCAGGACGCAGCGAACCTCGTTGCGGGGCTTGCCAATCTCTACGAGGACGCTCCCCAGTTCACTCAGCATGGTGGGGCTCAGCGCATTGCGCTTTTCCGGCCGTGCCAGCGTGATCACGGCGACCTTCTCGTCGATCTCGAGTTTGACCTGCTCCATGCGAGTGTTCCTCAAGCCGGTTCGAACAGCGGGAGATTTCGGCCGTCGGGAAGCGCTTCCCATGTGACGCGAACCTTCATCCCGACCTGCCCTTCGCCCGGTTTGCAGCCAACGAGGTTCGTCAGCATTCGCACGCCCTCCTTGAGCTCCACAAGGGCGACGGCATAGGGAACCTCGCCCGCCATCAGCGGGTTGCCGGGCTTGTGCATGACGCTGATGGCATAGATGCTGCCCTCCCCGGATGCTTCTTCCCAGCTCAGGGACTCACCAAAGCAATGAGGGCAGAATTCCCTGGGATAGAAGACGAACTTCTTGCAGCCGCCGCAGCGCTGAAGCACGAGACGCTTTTCTTTAGCGGCCTCCCAGAAAGGTTCGGCCACCTTCGAGGTTCCAATGATTGCACGCGGGCTCATAGCGTCTCCCCCGTTCCCAGCACGATCGTTCCGGTAGAAGAGAGGATCCCGCCGCAACCATGCGCCACGGCCACTTTGGCGCCTTCGACCTGCCGTTTCTGGCATTCGCCGCGGAGCTGACGGACCGCCTCGACGAGGATGAACATCCCGTACATGCCCGGGTGGGTGTAGGAGAGCCCGCCCCCGTTCGTGTTCGTGGGAAGGGAGCCGCCCGGACCGAGGGCATTGCCCTCAACAAAGCGGCCGCCCTCGCCCTTGGGACAGAATCCCAGGTCTTCGATGTGCAGAAGCTGCGTAATCGTGAAGGAGTCATAGGACTCAAGTACGTCCACGTCCTTGTGAGTGATCCCTGCCATGGAAAAGGCCCGGGGGCCGGACACTGCTCCGGCGGTCGTCGTCAGGTCCGGCATCTGCGAAATCATCATGCCGTGATCGTGATGAGTCGCCGCGCCCAGCACATAGGCCGGGGATTTCTTGAGGTCCCTCGCCCGCTCGGCGCTGGTCATCACGAGCGCGCCCGCACCGTCGGTCACCAGGCAGCAGTCGAGCTTATGGAGGGGCTCAGCAATATAGGGCGAGTTCAGGACGTCTTCGACGCTCAGGGGATCCTGAAACCTGGCCCTGGAATTCATGCACGCCCACTCGCGGGTGGAGACCGCAATCTGGGCGAGCTGCTCCGGGGTGGTTCCGTATTCGGCCATGTGCCGGCTTGCCGCCAGCGCGTAGGAGCCCGCCGGCGCGAGCAGCCCATAAGGCAGTTCCCATTCGAGCTGGGGAGTCAGGCTCATGGGCGGGGGCGCGCCCATGGGTTTCTTCGACCCTGATTTCTTTTTCTGTTTCTTGTAGGCCGGGGTGGCCGCGTAGACGATCACGGCCACCTCACACATGCCGAAGGCGATCGCCATCGCGGCATGCTCTACCAACACTTCGAAGCTCGAGCCGCCGGTCATCGTGGTATCGGTATAGGAGGGGTAAATCCCCAGGTGCTCGGCCAGGTCCATGGACGCCATCAGGCGGCCCGTGCAAAGAAGACCATCCACGTCCGAGAGCTTGAGCCCCGCATCGTCGAGGGCTTCCCGGATCATTCGCACTTCGAGCTGTCGGACGGATTCGCCCAGAACGCCCGTTGGCGATACCGCATCGACCGCGCCGACAATTGCTGCGCGGCCCCTAAGCGAGATGTCACTCATGTTGTTCCCCAATGGTTATAGAGCGAGCGACTACGCGTCTACGAGTTCCTCAAAATCCGACTTCTTCATCCCGCACATCGGACACTTCCAGTCGTCGGGAATATCCTCCCAGCGGGTTCCGGGTGCGATGCCGGAATCAGGATCACCGAGTTCCTCGTCGTAAACGTGACCGCAGATGACGCACTCATACTTCTTGTAGGGAATTGCCTGCGCCGCGCTATCATTCATGTCGCTCGTCCTTCATTCGCGTATCTGTTCCCAGCCTAGGCCTCAGGCTGCCGCCTTTGCAACGCGGCAGCGCATGGGCAGGTGCTTGACCCCGCCGACGAAATTCGAGGCCAGATATTGGACATCGCCCGTCCGCTCAAGCGAATTGACATCCAGACGGGGAATGAACTCCTCGAAAAACACCTGCATTTCCATCCGTGCGAGTGAAGCGCCCAGGCAGAAGTGCTCACCAATACCAAAACCCAGATGCGGGTTGGGATCGCGATCGACGCGAAATTCGAACGGATTCTCGAAGATTTCCTCATCGCGGTTGGCCGAGCCGTAGAACAGACATACCGACTCGCCCTTCTTGATGGTGGTTCCGCGAATTTCGTAGTCTTCGGTTGCCGTACGACCAAACTGGTTGACCGGACTGGTCCAGCGAATCATTTCTTCGACCGCGCTCTTCACAAGAGCCGGGTTTTCCTGCAGTTTTCGAACTTCTCCCGGGTTTTCGATCAGCATGTTCATGCCGCCACTCATTGCGGTGCGCGTCGTTTCATGCCCTGCCGTAAGGATGATGATGTAGTAACCAACGGACTCCATTGCGCCCAAGGGTTCCCCGTTGACCAAACCGTTGGCAATGGCCGATGCCAGATCTTCCCCGGGATTCTTGCGACGCTCAACGTCAATTTCCTTGAAATACTGGAACGCTTCCATGAACATTTTCATCGTGTCCTGGGCGTCTTTGCCGCGCTGAAATTCGGGGTCTTCGGAACCGAACACCTCATTGGCAAGCTTGATGAGATAGGGCTCCTCGCTCGCCGGAAGTCCCAGAATGTGCGAGATCAGGCGCACCGGATGAATGGCACCGACGTCGAAGACGAAGTCCCCTTCCCAGGTCCCCGCTGAAGCCATCATTTCCACGAGATCCGTGGCAGACTGCCGCATACGGTCTTCGAGTTTCTTGATGTTCCGCGGAACAAACCAGTTGTTGACCAGCTTGCGATAGGCGCGATGATCTGGAGGATCCATCTGAATGAGCCCGCGGGCCGGGATAGCTTTCATCAACTGTTCGCGCATCCTTGATCCAATGACCGATCTGGGCGCGTTGATGAACTTGTCCGGCTGGGTCGAGATCTCCGTGATGTCGGCATGTTTCACGATGGCCCAGAAGGGATCGTACCCCTTGGGCTCCAACTGCGCCAATGTGGGCAGGGCACGAAGCTCTGTCCAGCGGTCATGGGGAAACCACTGCCGGGCAGCTCGCTTGGGACTCATGATGTCGTGGGCAATTTGCTTGAGATCCATTACTTCGTTCTCCTGATTCCTGCCCACTCTTGGAGAAAAGTTGGGCGGAGTTTGCGTGCGGCTCATGCCGCTTTTTTCACAATGCGGCACTGCATCGGCAGGTGTTTGACCCCGCCGACGAAGTTCGAGGCCATGTACTGCACGTCCCCGGTCGGCACGATTGAATCGACATCCGCGCGCCGGATGAACTCGTCAAAGAAGACTTTCATTTCCAGCCTTGCCAACGAGGCGCCCAGGCAGAAGTGCTCGCCGATTCCGAAGCCCAGGTGCGGATTGGGGTCGCGATCGATGCGGAAGCTAAATGGGTCCTCAAAGACCTCCTCGTCCCGATTGGCCGCGCCATAGAACTGGCAGACGGACTCGCCGGCCTTGATCGTCACACCGCGAATCTCATAGTCCTCTACCGCAGTGCGGCCGAACTGGCTGACCGGACTCGCCCAGCGAATCATTTCCTCAATGGCCGAGTCCATCAGGTCCGGATTTTCCTGGAGCTTGCGAATCTCGTCGGGATTCTGCAGCAGCGCGTTCATCCCGCCGCTCATGGCGGTGCGCGTCGTTTCATGGCCAGCTGTCAGGATCACGATGAGGTAGCCATAGACACCCATGGGAGGCAGTAGTTCACCGTTGATCTTCGCGTTACAAATTACCGAAGCCAGGTCTTCGGTCGGGTTTGCCCTGCGATCGCGCATGAGCTTGCCGAAGTAGACGATGGCATCCCGGAAAGACTCCATCAGTCCGCTGATGCCGTCCCCGCCCCTTCCGAACTCCTTATCCTCGGAACCGAAGGTTTCGTTGGCCAGTTTGATCAGGTACCCCTCGTCTTCGTCGGGCAGTCCCAGCAGATGCGTAATGAGACGCACCGGATGAATGGCGGCGATATCAAAGACGAAGTCCCCTGCCCACGTACCGGACTCGGCCATCATGTCGACAAGCTCCACAGCCGAACGACGCATGCGGTCTTCAAGCTTCCTGATATTCCGGGGCACGAACCAGGGGTTGACGACCTTTCGGTAGTCGCGATGCTCCGGCGGATCCATGTTCAGGAGCGTGCGAACCGGATTGCTGTTGACCCACTTTTCCATTGCCCGGGTCTGAACAAAGGGACGAGGTTTGCTGAGAAACTTGTCCGGCTGGGTCGAGATCTCCGTGATGTCGGCATGCTTCACAATCGCCCAGAACGGGTCGATATTGTCGGGCTCCAGCCAGGTCAGTGTTGGCTGGTTGCGTAGCTCCGTATAGAACTCGTGCGGGAACCAGTGCTCGCCGATATACTTGGCGTTCAGAATGTTGTTGGCGATTTTTTTCGTATCCACTCCATTGGCTCCTTTCCCGCTGCTCAGGCCGCTTTTTTCACAATGCGGCACTGCATCGGCAGGTGTTTGACGCCGCCCACAAAGAAGGTGGACGAGTATTCGACGTCGCCGGTCTGCTCGATGGAGTCCACATCCACGCGCTTGATGAATTCCTCAAAGAAGACATTCATCTCCAGGCGGGCCAGCGAGGCCCCGAGACAAAAGTGCTCTCCGATACCGAAGCCCAGGTGCGGGTTGGGGTCGCGGTCAACACGAAATGCAAACGGGTCTTCCCAGATCTCCTCGTCCCGGTTGGCGGCGCCATAGAAGAGACACACCGATTGACCGGCCTTGATCGTCTTTCCGCGGAGCTCGTAGTCCTCCACAGCCGTGCGTCCGAACTGGCTGACGGGGCTGGTCCAGCGGATCATCTCTTCCACGGCGAATTCCACAAGATCGGGATTCTCTTTGAGCTTTCGAAGCTCGGCGGGGTTCTGCAGCAGTTGATGCATGCCGCCGGCCATTGCCGTCCGCGTGGTCTCGTGTCCCGCAGTCAGGATGATGAAGTAGTAGCCGATGGCCTCCATCTGCCCGATGGGCTTGCCGTCAATTTCAGCAGTAGCGATGGCTGAGGCCAGATCTTCACCGGGGTTTTTCTTGCGCGCCACAAGCAGATCGTTGAAGTATTTCATCGTCTGCATGAGCAGTTTGAGCAGATTGGCGTCGGTCCTCTCCCCTGTCTGGAACTCCGGGTCGTCAGTTCCAAACGTCTGATTGGCGATCTCGATGAGTCGCCCTTCTTCACTGTCGGGAAGGTCAAAGAGATGCGTGATCAGGCGCACGGGATGAATCGCAGCGATATCAAAGACAAAATCACCGCTCCACGTGCCTGAGGACGCCATCATGTCCACAAGATCCTTTGCGGACCGGCGCATGCGGTCTTCGAGTTTCTTGATGTTCCTCGGAACAAACCAAGCATTTACAAACTTTCGATAGGATCGGTGTTCTGGTGGGTCCATGTTGATGAGCATACGAGGGGCAGCGCTCTGAAGCTTGTCATCCGCGCGGCTCGAGACGATCGTCCGCGGCCCATTGAGAAACTTGTCGGGCTGGGTCGAGATCTCCTTGATGTCGGCATGTTTCACAATGGCCCAGAACGGATCAAAACCCTCGGGCTCCAGCCAGGTCAGCGTCGGCCGGGCACGAAGCTCCGTATAGAGATCGTGTGGGTACCACTGTTTCCCGATACGCTGGGCGTTCAAGATGTTGTTGGCGATGTATTTGTCGTCCATTCTCACTTCTCCAGGCAATCCGGTCGCACGGATTAAAACTGCGCCTTGCGATACATGGTGACCACTGCCGCGCCGCCGAGACCCAGGTTGTGCTGCAGGGCGATTTTGGCGTCGGTGACCTGGCGCTTCTGCGCCTCACCGCGCATCTGCCAGTTGAGCTCCGCGCACTGGGCAAGCCCCGTCGCGCCCAGGGGATGACCCTTGGAGATCAGTCCGCCCGAGGGATTGACCACGCACTTCCCGCCGTAGGTGAAGGCATCCTTGTCGATGTATTCGCCCGCCTTGCCCTCGGGACAGAGGCCGAGCGCTTCGTAGGTGAGCAGCTCGTTCGCGCTGAAGCAGTCGTGCAGCTCAATCACATCGACTTCGTCGATGCCGACGCCGGCCTGTTCGTAGACGGATTTCGAAGCGCGCTGGGTCATGCCGAATCCGACGATGTAACGGCAGTCGTTCTCGAGGGTTTCCGGGCCATCGGTCGCCATCGCCATGCCGATGATCTCGACGGCCTTGTCCTGCAGATTGTGCTTCTTGACGAAATCCTCGCTGGCAAGAATCGCGCAGCCGGCGCCGTCCGAAGTCGGGCAGCACTGCAGCTTGGTGAGCGGATCGTAGACCATCGGGGCATTCAGGATGTCCTGGAGGCTGTACTCTTCCTGGAACTGGGAGTACGGATTGTTCACCGAGTGCTTGTGGTTCTTCCAGCCGATCTTGGCGAAGTGCTCGGGCGTGGTACCGAACTTGTCCATGTGATCGCGGCCGCCGTTTCCAAACATCTGCGGCGCAGGCGGCTTGGGTTCAAATCCGCGGAGCTTCATCATCCGCATTGCCGCGTCCCGGAACGGCGGGGTGTGATCGGGGAAGTGGCCCTTCAGTGAGCCTTTCTCCATCTTCTCAAAGCCAATGGCCATGGTGCAGTCGGCGAGGCCGCCCTCGATGAACTGCTTGGCCATGAACAGTGCCGTCGAGCCTGTCGAGCAGTTGTTGTTCACGTTGTAAATCGGAACGCCGGTGTAGCCGAACTGGTAGACCGCCGTTTCGCCGCAGGTCGAATCCCCGTAGACATAACCCGCTGCGACCTGTTGTACCTGGTCGTAGGAGATACCGGCGTCCGCGAGCGCCTTCTCACCGGCCTCTTTGGCCATCTGCGGATAGTTCCAGTCCTTGCCCCTGGCACCGGGCTTTTCGAACTTGGTCATGCCGACGCCCACGACGAATACTTTTCTTCCCATTGTGAAAACTCCTCAATTCCCGTTGTTTGTGTTTATTAGAGCGAGAGATCCGCCCCGCCTTATCTGGTCAGCTTGCTGCCGCGGCTCCCGGCACTTGCCCACCCATGCGCTCAGTGATGAATTTCTGCCCCGCGTCCTCGAAAACGAGATTGGGGTCGAGCATGCTGGTCAGGCCTTCAAGAACCACGATGGACAGAAAAATGTTCGTGAGCCGGGGATCGGTTCGAATGCGGTAGCGCCGCATGATGTCCAGCAGGGCAATGATGGCCTGCGTGGTTTCATATTCCTGGATGTTCTTTCCAGCGTTCATGTCGATGGATTGGATTGTGTCTCTCTCGAAGGCTTCATAGTCCAGGTTCCCCGGAGGCGAGATGGCACCCTCGAAGATGGCTTTCGCGCAGAGCTTGCCGTTCCGGGTCATCATCCCAATGAAATAGTTGGTGATGTGCTTTCGCAGATCCGCGTCGCTTTCGCTCGTCAGCCCGAGATCAAGGAGCACAATCTCCCCACCCTCGCGCACGAAGACGTTCCCCGGGTGCATGTCCGCATGGACAAACCCGTCGAAGAGAACCATTTGAAACAATGCATCGAAGAGCGAGGCGGCAGCGATGGACTTGTCGCACTGCGGAAGGTCCGTTTCCTCTACGCCCTGAAGACCCTCGATAAATTCCATGACGAGCAGTGTTTCGCTGCACAGATCCTCTACAAGTTCCGGAATCTTGACGTGCTCGGCATTCTTGAAATTCCGCCGAAAACGACGGTTGTTCTCAGCTTCATTACGGAAATCGAGCTGTTCGTAGATCGCGTTGGTGAACTCGTCGACCATGCTGGGCAGATCCACTGCATCTGCGCCCGGGATCAGGCTCGCAAGTCGAGCAAAGATCTTGAGCACCAGGAGGTCATATTTCACGCGTCGAAGCTGGCCGGGACGGCGCACTTTGACCGCCACGACTCGGCCAGTGGGAAGCTTCGCCCGGTGGACGTGTGCCACGCTCGCCGAGGCAATGGGTGTCATATCGAACTCGGGAAACACTTCTTCAATCGGCTTTCCGCAGGCCTGTTCGACGATTCCAGGGATCAACCTTGTATTGAAAGGCGCGACGTCGGAGCGCAGTCGTTTGAGGGCATTGATAACCCCCGGAGGGAACACATCCGGGCGTGTGCTCATGACCTGTCCCACTTTGACAAACGTGGCTCCCAGCGCCTCGAACAGATCGGTCAGATACTGCCCTGTCAGCTCAGCGAGTGAGCCGCCATGGCCGAAGAGACGCCCCAGCGTTGCCCGGTAGAGAAATCGCAGGCCATAGAGCACTCCGAACGTGAAGAGCTCTGCGAGCCGAAAGATAAAAAGAAGCACACCCATCATCGTATCCTCAGTACTCGCGGGCCAGGCCTTCGAGCTCCCGGGCCCCGTGCTTCTGGAAATCAGTAATGAATTGCTTGTCCTTGATTCGTCCCGTGCGGATGAAATAGTCGAAGGCCTTGGCGATCGCCGTCTTCATCGGAGTGAACTCCATTCCGAGTTCCTCCCGAGCTTTCTGGTTGCTGAAACGGAAGTTCTTGGCCGTGTAGCGGATGCCGCCGCCCGTAATGGCAGGCTTCTTCTGCATTTTCCAGGCGCGCTGTTCGAGTATGTCGCCGATCGGCGCCATCGCATCCATGATCTTCGGTGACAGCCCGATGGGGTTGGTCTTGCGACCGACCGTCTCGGCCACGGTCTGCATGAATTCGCTCAGCTTGATGTTGGCATTCGTGAGGATATAGCGCTCACCGTTCTTGCCCTTCTTCTCGGCAAGCACGTGCCCGCGCGCTACGTCATCGACGTCCACGACGGAGAGGTAGTTGTCGGGAACCACGCGCGGCAGGGACTTGGCAGCACCTAGGAGCAGCTTCCCGGTCGGCGTGGGACCGATATCCCCCGCCCCGTAGGGCATGCCCGGGCAACAGAAGCTGATGTCGAGGCCATTACGGCAGAAAGTGAGCGCCTCCTGCTCGGAGAGCCACTTCGAGCGTGAATAGTCCATGTTCGCCGACCAGCAGTTGAACCGTGTTTCCTCGTTGTTCAGCCCGCCCGGCTCCATCCCGAGTGCTACAACCGACGATGTGTAGACGACCTTCTCAACGTTGTTGCGAAGCGCCTCCCACAGGAGGTTCATCGAGCCGATGCAGTTGACCTCGTACATGACTTCGGGCCGCGGCAACCAGTCGGTATAGATCGCCGCCAGGTGAAAGATGTGTGAGCTGCCCTTGACGGCTTTCTTGAGCGAATCGGGATCGGTGAGGTTGCCCTCGACGATCTCCACGTCCAGCTCTTTGAGGTTCTGGGTGTTCTCTCCGGGAAGGATCATCACCCGTACATCGCGCCCCTCTTTGAGAAGGAGCCGAACGATGTGCGACCCAATGAAGCCGGCGCCGCCGGTCACCAGGGTCTTCCCGCTGCTCTTTTTTGTGCTCTTTGTTGCTGCGCTCATTCGTTTGCTCACTCCTGGTTATTTTCTCTTCTTGAATTTTGGGTACAGGAATGCCGGATCAAAGAAGAAAGGCTTCTTGAGCACGGACTTGCGGTGGCTGAATGCCTCAAACGAGGCTTTCCCGTGGTAGGCGCCCATCCCGCTGGCTCCAACGCCGCCAAATGGCAGCTTCGGATTCACGATTTGCAGACCCGCATGGTTGATGCATACGCCGCCCGAACTCGTTCTGGCGATCACATCGCGCTCGACCGCGCGATTTTTGGTGAAGAGATAGAGCCCCAGAGGTTTGGGGCGCGCGTTGACGAACCGGATTGCCTGCTCAACTGACTCCACCGGCAGCACGGGCAAAATGGGCCCAAAGATCTCCTCCTGCATCACCGGGTCGTCCCCGCGCACATCACGCAAGATCGTCGGAGCAACGTAGTTGTCTGCAACGTCCACCTCGCCGCCAATCAGGATTCGCCCCGAACTGAGCATTCCCTTAAGCCGCTCAACGTGACGCTGATTCACGACCCTGCCAAACGCGCGGTTCTTCTGCGGCTCGGGTCCGTAGAAGTCGAGGAGCGTTTGCTTGAGGGCGCGCAACAGGTCTTCTTCAACTTCTTTTTCGACCAACACGTAGTCGGGGGCAACGCACGTCTGCCCCGCGTTG
Coding sequences within it:
- a CDS encoding NAD-dependent epimerase/dehydratase family protein codes for the protein MSAATKSTKKSSGKTLVTGGAGFIGSHIVRLLLKEGRDVRVMILPGENTQNLKELDVEIVEGNLTDPDSLKKAVKGSSHIFHLAAIYTDWLPRPEVMYEVNCIGSMNLLWEALRNNVEKVVYTSSVVALGMEPGGLNNEETRFNCWSANMDYSRSKWLSEQEALTFCRNGLDISFCCPGMPYGAGDIGPTPTGKLLLGAAKSLPRVVPDNYLSVVDVDDVARGHVLAEKKGKNGERYILTNANIKLSEFMQTVAETVGRKTNPIGLSPKIMDAMAPIGDILEQRAWKMQKKPAITGGGIRYTAKNFRFSNQKAREELGMEFTPMKTAIAKAFDYFIRTGRIKDKQFITDFQKHGARELEGLAREY